In the Pseudorasbora parva isolate DD20220531a chromosome 23, ASM2467924v1, whole genome shotgun sequence genome, one interval contains:
- the LOC137063053 gene encoding GTP-binding protein Di-Ras2, with protein sequence MPEQSNDYRVVVFGAGGVGKSSLVLRFVKGTFRESYIPTIEDTYRQVISCDKSICTLQITDTTGSHQFPAMQRLSITKGHAFILVYSITSKQSLEELKPIFEQICQIKGDIENIPIMLVGNKNDEMNSCEVESSDGEAVAKRWKCAFMETSAKTNHNVKELFQELLNLEKRRTVSLQIDGKKSKQQKRAEKLKGKCVVM encoded by the coding sequence ATGCCAGAACAAAGCAACGATTATCGGGTGGTTGTATTTGGAGCCGGTGGTGTGGGCAAAAGCTCCCTGGTCTTGCGCTTTGTGAAGGGGACATTTCGCGAGAGCTACATCCCAACTATCGAGGACACCTACAGGCAGGTGATCAGCTGCGACAAAAGCATCTGCACACTACAGATCACAGACACCACGGGCAGCCACCAATTTCCCGCCATGCAGCGTCTGTCCATCACCAAAGGCCACGCCTTCATCTTAGTGTACTCCATCACCAGCAAACAGTCTCTGGAGGAGCTGAAGCCCATCTTTGAGCAAATCTGCCAGATTAAGGGGGACATAGAGAACATCCCAATCATGCTGGTGGGCAATAAGAATGATGAGATGAACAGTTGTGAAGTGGAGAGCAGTGACGGAGAGGCCGTGGCCAAGAGGTGGAAATGTGCCTTCATGGAGACGTCGGCGAAGACAAATCACAACGTTAAGGAGCTGTTTCAAGAGCTTCTTAACTTGGAGAAACGCAGGACTGTTAGCCTTCAGATCGATGGTAAGAAGAGCAAGCAGCAAAAACGAGCTGAGAAGCTTAAGGGCAAATGCGTGGTCATGTGA
- the LOC137063174 gene encoding uncharacterized protein — translation MSRRKRRNSRRRKSSSSSKQCLSPYNFQRHTMVDTEVHGEETAEKGETDSFCKEHKLSESEDEKETETPTTEKENRPGSCEDIFQEKKNKDRQKSILEPVDRDPGLKVTHSVTFDNFGLSSPRVVFERCHEASVRGSVSSVVAVTTTEVKGMTANMRLEINEVVTSDDSNIKTTIILQKHKDKREETHFRSRTEKRQNSKNPTIYSWNQHGADYKLNVSDNVSYKISIAELNAESTHTSKSLSSWDEPEEVNCCKGCCKNNPGGQTDTDFTLVDGSSCCSSPSDFWQLQKQLPLPTSLSNEALWDIPPPDEFADNNGSTLDFLAENVASCQISPREIFIDHDNNNFTQTASEVTLCKKLICQNTLDADNRCCERLSDLSPEENVFMNPRVSMNRSSFTKNFIDNHERKTRLRNNSIAILETKTHPPGYMDIPPKRRKTYPGVAYNMSQARDSIPSYRESFSSGTLSSFFMQSLPSQAERRGRFYVEDERLRPLGSRKSSSSSSYRPSSSSTTGPDSFNPKCKAYSTIKNPFYPCRSDESPEEVFFRGEQYHGPPQLDEMMQPGSDAIAAGLMFVDQAGQLELNEVNESGFEEEMVELDESISAEMRLMPQRNEEVQ, via the exons ATGagtaggaggaagaggagaaaCAGTCGCAGGAGGAAGAGCTCCAGCAGCAGTAAAC AATGCCTCTCTCCATATAACTTTCAAAGGCACACTATGGTGGACACTGAGGTTCATGGGGAGGAAACCGCAGAGAAAGGAGAAACAGACTCTTTCTGTAAAGAGCATAAACTGTCAGAGTCTGAAGATGAGAAGGAGACAGAGACTCCAACCACAGAGAAAGAAAACAGACCAGGGAGCTGCGAAGATATTTTCcaggaaaaaaagaataaagacaGACAAAAGTCAATCTTAGAACCAGTGGACAGAGATCCGGGATTAAAAGTAACACATTCGGTGACCTTTGATAACTTTGGACTGTCTTCTCCCAGAGTTGTGTTTGAACGATGCCATGAGGCTTCTGTAAGAGGATCAGTCAGTAGTGTGGTAGCAGTCACAACCACTGAGGTCAAGGGCATGACCGCAAATATGAGGCTTGAGATCAATGAAGTGGTGACGTCGGATGACTCAAATATCAAGACAACAATTATTcttcaaaaacacaaagacaaAAGAGAAGAGACTCATTTTAGAAGCCGAACCGAGAAACGTCAAAATTCTAAAAATCCCACAATCTATTCATGGAACCAACATGGAGCAGATTACAAACTAAATGTCAGTGATAATGTAAGCTATAAGATTAGCATTGCAGAGCTCAATGCTGAGTCAACACATACTTCCAAGAGTCTGAGCTCATGGGACGAGCCCGAAGAAGTGAATTGCTGTAAAGGCTGTTGTAAAAATAACCCAGGGGGCCAGACTGACACTGATTTCACATTGGTTGATGGATCTTCCTGTTGTTCATCACCCTCTGATTTCTGGCAACTTCAGAAACAGCTGCCACTGCCTACCAGTCTCAGTAACGAGGCATTATGGGATATCCCTCCCCCTGATGAATTTGCTGATAATAATGGTAGCACACTGGATTTTCTTGCAGAAAATGTTGCATCATGTCAGATCAGTCCCAGGGAAATATTCATTGACCATGATAACAATAATTTCACACAGACAGCATCTGAGGTTACCTTGTGCAAAAAGTTGATATGCCAGAATACACTGGATGCGGACAACAGGTGCTGTGAACGGCTATCCGACTTGAGTCCTGAGGAAAATGTATTCATGAATCCCAGAGTTTCAATGAATAGATCTTCTTTCACTAAAAACTTCATAGACAATCATGAAAGGAAGACTCGTTTACGCAATAACAGCATTGCCATCCTAGAAACCAAAACGCATCCTCCAGGCTATATGGATATACCACCCAAAAGACGAAAGACTTACCCGGGAGTGGCATATAATATGAGTCAGGCCAGAGATAGCATTCCCTCATACAGAGAGTCATTTTCCTCTGGCACACTCTCTTCGTTTTTCATGCAGTCACTTCCCTCTCAAGCAGAGAGGAGGGGTAGATTCTATGTCGAAGACGAAAGACTTCGTCCACTTGGGAGCCGCAAATCTTCCAGTAGCAGCAGCTATCGACCAAGCTCAAGCTCTACAACTGGTCCTGACTCATTTAATCCCAAATGTAAGGCTTATAGCACGATCAAAAACCCTTTTTATCCATGCAGGTCAGATGAGAGTCCAGAAGAAGTCTTCTTTAGAGGTGAACAGTACCATGGGCCACCGCAGCTAGATGAGATGATGCAACCGGGTTCGGATGCTATCGCTGCTGGTTTAATGTTTGTTGATCAAGCAGGCCAACTTGAGCTGAATGAAGTCAATGAAAGTGGCTTTGAAGAGGAGATGGTGGAGCTGGATGAGTCGATTTCTGCAG AGATGAGGCTGATGCCCCAAAGAAACGAAGAGGTTCAGTAA
- the LOC137062370 gene encoding uncharacterized protein encodes MTIITGDCEQRFLHGKYVFSLDEDISEELPIEALSPVSESPTGSPIEDLGSIREAVEELQNSSQPQKTTTSANSELTLQMDMPCQLTGEEQTNEYLDKICVDVCMTPKIYINDLSERQSASKNSLEVKEHLRPPTDSIHKDSEEHSDHWAKRRKLFKESKQRSSAGGGSITSNITEESDTINSEDTRSVDISMRDIEDRGFYTETFHSVSWIYHGDDVNQNDSPHCLTNCSRPAAIRERTVKIGKGMGEYPWGFRIQFSKPIVVTEVDTNGAAEEAGLQVGDCVLAVNGTDVTSVPHSEAADLARQGPDILTLTIGSDIGRMPNTPRPTCRGYLHKRTQSSLLKGWRKRWFVLRHDCCLYYYRNKRDEGKSRALSVLSLEGALVEADTSLGKPFVFRCCPVSGNRVYYLYATSNQEMKRWVEAMGRAVHPITQNHVWVDVTRHNSNLPPLAVKNPECLGLLHQLDRNKDSWVQHYCVLKDGCLYFYVSIRSTCAIGGIYLHGYTVRDQPLGSKRSTIELRPPSEEFKVFYLCAENANENKRWISAIKSSIGKWLPLHQAIQDYMSRPPEETRM; translated from the exons ATGACAATAATCACTGGAGATTGTGAGCAGAGATTTCTACATGGCAAATATGTCTTCTCGCTTGATGAGGACATTTCAGAGGAACTTCCAATAGAGGCTTTGAGTCCTGTGAGTGAGTCTCCTACTGGGTCTCCAATAGAGGACCTGGGCAGCATCAGAGAAGCTGTGGAAGAGCTCCAGAATTCCTCCCAACCACAAAAAACCACAACCTCTGCAAACTCTGAGCTGACCTTACAGATGGACATGCCCTGTCAGCTGACTGGAGAAGAGCAAACAAATGAATACTTGGATAAAATATGTGTGGATGTCTGTATGACACCCAAAATTTATATAAATGATTTGTCTGAACGGCAAAGTGCCTCAAAAA ATTCATTAGAGGTTAAAGAGCACCTCAGGCCTCCAACAGATTCCATTCATAAAGATTCAGAGGAACATTCAGACCACTGGGCAAAGAGACGGAAGCTCTTCAAGGAGAGCAAACAACGCAGTTCTGCAGGAGGAGGTTCCATAACTAGCAATATCACTGAGGAATCAG ACACAATTAACTCTGAGGACACTCGTTCAGTGGACATATCAATGCGAGATATCGAGGACAGAGGATTTTACACAGAAACGTTTCACTCGGTATCATGGATATACCATGGAGATGATGTTAACCAGAATGACAGTCCACACTGTCTAACCAACTGTTCCCGACCAGCAGCAA TTCGTGAGCGGACAGTAAAAATCGGTAAAGGCATGGGCGAGTATCCCTGGGGCTTCCGAATTCAGTTCTCCAAACCCATTGTGGTTACTGAGGTGGATACAA ACGGAGCAGCGGAGGAGGCAGGGCTGCAGGTTGGAGACTGTGTGCTGGCAGTAAACGGCACTGATGTCACTAGTGTACCACACTCAGAAGCGGCTGACCTCGCACGGCAAG GCCCAGACATTTTAACTCTGACCATTGGCTCAGATATTGGTCGAATGCCTAACACTCCACGGCCAACATGCAGGGGTTACTTGCATAAGCGAACTCAATCCAGTTTGCTGAAGGGCTGGAGAAAGCGGTGGTTTGTGCTCAGACATGACTGCTGCCTCTATTACTACAGAAACAAGCGT GATGAAGGGAAGAGCAGAGCTCTGTCTGTGTTGAGTCTGGAAGGGGCGCTGGTGGAGGCCGACACCAGTTTAGGAAAGCCATTTGTGTTCAGATGCTGCCCTGTCTCTGGGAACCGAGTTTACTACTTGTATGCTACATCCAACCAAGAGATGAAAAG GTGGGTGGAGGCTATGGGTCGAGCTGTTCATCCTATTACTCAG AATCACGTGTGGGTGGACGTCACGCGACACAACTCAAATCTGCCCCCACTAGCAGTCAAGAACCCAGAATGCCTTGGGTTGCTCCACCAGCTGGACAGGAACAAGGACTCATGGGTACAGCACTACTGTGTCCTGAAAGATGGATGCCTCTATTTCTATGTGAGCATTCGGTCAACCTGCGCCATCG GAGGAATCTACCTGCATGGTTATACAGTGAGGGATCAGCCACTGGGATCCAAAAGATCCACGATTGAGCTCAGACCTCCATCTGAAGAGTTTAAAGTGTTCTACCTCTGTGCAGAGAATGCAAATGAGAACAAACG ATGGATCAGTGCAATAAAATCTTCTATAGGAAAATGGCTGCCATTGCATCAAGCAATTCAAGACTACATGAGTCGTCCACCTGAGGAAACGAGAATGTGA